Sequence from the Anaerolineae bacterium genome:
GAGTGCATTGACACCGGTAAGCGGCTGGAGCAGTTCCATGCCAAGGTGAAGGAGCTCCAAGCCGAATGGTCTCGCCTGTTTGCAGCTCGCGTACCGCGAGCAAGGCGGGGAGCGAGGCGCCGTGTAACCGCAAGGCTGCCACGCGGACTTCGGACCCCTGAACATGCCTTTCGCCGCCCCATTCTGCAAGCGCTTACCGAATGCGGAGGAAGCGCGCCCATGCAGGAAGTGCTGGAACTGGTTGAGAAGAGAATGGAAGCGATTCTGAGTCCGCACGACCGTGAGCCTCTGCCGTCTGATCCGAAAGCTGTGCGCTGGCGGAACACCGCCCAGTGGTGTCGGGCTCAGCTTGTCAGGGAAGGGCTGATGCGGCCCGATTCGCCCAGGGGGATCTGGCAGATATCTGATAGCGGTGTAAGGGTGCTTTCCTCCGGCCAGGTCTAGAGCCGTGCCCCTCGGCCTGCACAACCACTCTCTTGATTGGCTGCTGGGCTCGGCGAGGCACGCAAGAGGAAAACGTGATGGACGCGGGACTGGAACGAGTGCTGCGTGAGTTGAGAAGGCGGTTGCAGGAGGCTCTGGGACCTTCGGTGCGGATAACCCTCTTCGGCTCCTATGCTCGCGGCGAGGCCACCGAGGGCTCCGATGTGGATGTGCTGGCCGTAGTGCCTAGGCTGGACAAGCACACGATGGACACCATCCTGAGCATCGCCTGGGAGGTGGGCTTCGAGGCTGGCCTGGTCTTCTCGCTAATCCCGGTGGCTGAGGACGAACTGGGCCCGCTCTCGGAGTCTCCTTTCATGCGGTCTGTCGAACGGGAAGGTATCCCACTGTGAGGCGGGAGCAGAGAGCACTCATCCGATACCGGCTGGATATGGCCTGGGCCACACTGAATGACGCCCGAGTCCTGCTTGATCAGGGCGGAAGCTTCTGGAGTGTGGTCAACCGCGCCTATTACGCCATCTTCTACGCTGCCCTCGCCCTGTTGATCACGATTGGGAAAGCCGCTGCCAAGCACAGCGGTGTCATCGCCCTTTTCGATCAGCACTTCGTGAAGACCGGGCACTTCCCCCGGGAGATGAGCCAGTGGCTGCACAAGGCATTCGACCTGCGGCAGATCGCTGACTACCGCGAGTTAGT
This genomic interval carries:
- a CDS encoding nucleotidyltransferase domain-containing protein → MDAGLERVLRELRRRLQEALGPSVRITLFGSYARGEATEGSDVDVLAVVPRLDKHTMDTILSIAWEVGFEAGLVFSLIPVAEDELGPLSESPFMRSVEREGIPL
- a CDS encoding HEPN domain-containing protein, which translates into the protein MRREQRALIRYRLDMAWATLNDARVLLDQGGSFWSVVNRAYYAIFYAALALLITIGKAAAKHSGVIALFDQHFVKTGHFPREMSQWLHKAFDLRQIADYRELVSLTEEQVLEVMQWAEAFVQEVEQFLSAELAEGEADAG